From a single Calothrix sp. NIES-2098 genomic region:
- a CDS encoding peptide deformylase, with protein sequence MAELVPIIQLGNPILRQQASLIDDIHNPDIQNLIEDLMATVAQANGVGIAAPQIAESYRLFIVASRPNPRYPNAPEMAPTAMINPKIIAHSTEVVKGWEGCLSVPGIRGFVPRYQKIQVEYTDRNSNLQQQELTDFVARIFQHEYDHLEGILFVDRLESNQDKISEQEYQERIVNNT encoded by the coding sequence AATCCCATACTGCGCCAACAGGCTAGCTTGATTGATGATATTCACAACCCGGATATCCAAAACTTAATTGAAGATTTAATGGCAACTGTTGCTCAAGCTAATGGTGTAGGAATTGCTGCGCCACAAATTGCAGAATCCTATCGTTTGTTTATTGTGGCATCTCGTCCTAATCCCCGGTATCCTAATGCTCCAGAAATGGCACCTACGGCGATGATTAATCCAAAAATTATTGCCCATTCTACTGAGGTAGTTAAAGGTTGGGAAGGTTGTTTGAGCGTTCCTGGAATTCGGGGATTTGTGCCTCGTTATCAAAAAATTCAAGTTGAATATACCGATCGCAATAGCAATTTGCAACAACAAGAATTAACTGATTTTGTGGCGCGTATTTTTCAACACGAATATGACCACCTCGAAGGCATACTCTTTGTAGACCGTTTGGAGAGTAATCAGGACAAGATCTCAGAGCAGGAATACCAAGAGCGTATCGTTAACAATACTTAA
- a CDS encoding heavy metal translocating P-type ATPase: MVKHRVQLASPSTPIVPEIVETHHDNVAVVKQHNGNNRRQIPQIAYSIVHVTPGRIRFRIPRLRHDRDYTQRLQSLLEADTLVTSVRIKLAAASLVVTYQSKQVPESKMRSHLIYSIWAASDPTMVIAVPNQLSITKSSDNTENSWPGLQLSAIATGLAVLGGPLGLPIPPIMVAGTIALATLPVFQRALAGITAERKLTIDFLDLMAIAITTVQGHFLTPSLMLSLIEIGENIRDRTARSSKLQTLDLLNSLGQFVWVERNGTKQQIPIQDVQRGDTVIVYPGEQVPVDGTILRGKALLDEQKLTGESMPVLKKKGQAVFASTLVREGRIYIQTEWVGNDTRAGQSIKLMQEAPVHDTRMENYATKIAERAVVPTLLLGGAVFALTRNPVRAASVLTLDFATGIRVSVPTTVLAALTYAAKHGILIRSGRALEQLAAVDTIVFDKTGTLTKGEATVIGVESLNPATSTMRVLELAAAAEQRLTHPVAEAIIRYAEAQNVIIPNRQKWNYQLGLGVQAEIDGETVYVGSDRFLRHVGIDMAQQNGHSQRSASMIYVASNGQLQGKIKYSDILRKESREVISHLLTVEGVEVHMLTGDNKQTANQVAAELGIAPTHTHAEAFPEQKAAVVRELHEQGKTVAFVGDGINDSPALAYADVSVSFANGSEIARETADVVLMQNDLHGLLEAIAIARQAKQLIYQNTGIVAVPNLGALLIAVIFGLNPLAATVVNNGSTVVAGVNGLRPILKHSPKKAIPSAR; the protein is encoded by the coding sequence ATGGTAAAACACAGGGTTCAATTAGCATCACCATCTACACCAATAGTGCCTGAGATTGTAGAAACGCATCACGATAACGTTGCTGTAGTCAAACAACACAACGGAAACAATCGCAGACAGATTCCCCAAATTGCTTACAGTATTGTCCATGTAACACCAGGAAGAATCAGGTTCCGCATACCTCGATTACGCCACGATCGAGACTATACTCAGCGTCTTCAATCCTTATTGGAAGCCGATACCCTAGTTACATCTGTGCGGATCAAGTTGGCGGCGGCGTCGCTAGTTGTGACTTACCAATCTAAACAAGTACCTGAGTCCAAGATGCGATCGCATTTGATCTATTCGATCTGGGCTGCTAGCGATCCCACAATGGTAATTGCAGTTCCTAATCAGCTATCAATTACCAAATCCTCTGACAATACAGAAAATTCCTGGCCAGGTTTACAACTTTCTGCCATCGCTACTGGTTTAGCGGTGCTAGGAGGGCCTTTAGGATTACCAATTCCACCAATTATGGTGGCGGGAACTATTGCGCTAGCCACATTACCAGTTTTTCAAAGAGCATTAGCAGGGATTACAGCAGAACGCAAACTCACAATCGACTTTTTGGATTTAATGGCGATCGCGATTACTACCGTTCAAGGTCATTTTCTCACGCCATCGTTGATGCTGAGTTTAATTGAAATTGGTGAGAACATTCGCGATCGCACGGCTCGTTCTTCTAAACTCCAAACTCTCGATCTACTCAATTCTTTAGGGCAGTTTGTTTGGGTAGAACGCAATGGCACCAAGCAACAAATCCCTATTCAAGATGTCCAACGAGGGGATACAGTCATTGTCTATCCTGGCGAGCAAGTCCCAGTAGATGGTACTATCCTGCGAGGGAAAGCTCTGTTGGATGAGCAAAAACTTACTGGTGAATCCATGCCAGTCTTGAAAAAGAAAGGGCAAGCGGTCTTTGCTTCTACCTTGGTGCGCGAGGGCAGGATTTATATTCAAACTGAATGGGTAGGCAATGATACGCGTGCTGGACAGAGTATTAAATTAATGCAAGAAGCTCCTGTCCACGATACGCGCATGGAAAACTATGCTACAAAAATTGCTGAACGCGCAGTTGTGCCAACTTTGTTACTTGGGGGAGCAGTATTTGCCCTAACTCGTAATCCAGTACGGGCAGCTAGTGTTCTCACTCTAGACTTTGCTACAGGCATTAGAGTATCTGTACCGACTACAGTTTTAGCAGCACTTACCTATGCAGCCAAGCATGGAATTCTCATCCGTAGCGGACGCGCATTGGAACAACTAGCCGCAGTTGATACGATTGTGTTTGATAAAACAGGCACCCTTACTAAAGGGGAAGCGACTGTTATTGGGGTGGAAAGTCTCAATCCAGCAACGTCAACTATGCGGGTGTTGGAACTAGCTGCTGCTGCGGAACAACGACTAACGCATCCAGTAGCCGAAGCGATAATTCGTTATGCCGAAGCTCAAAATGTGATAATTCCCAACCGCCAGAAATGGAATTATCAACTCGGTTTGGGAGTGCAAGCTGAAATTGACGGTGAGACAGTTTACGTAGGTAGCGATCGCTTTTTGCGTCATGTAGGCATTGATATGGCACAGCAAAACGGGCATTCCCAGCGGTCAGCTTCAATGATTTATGTCGCTAGTAACGGTCAACTTCAAGGTAAAATTAAATATAGTGACATTCTCCGTAAAGAAAGTCGGGAAGTAATTAGCCACTTGTTAACAGTCGAAGGTGTGGAAGTTCATATGCTCACCGGAGACAACAAACAAACAGCCAATCAAGTTGCAGCCGAACTGGGAATTGCGCCGACACATACTCATGCCGAAGCTTTCCCCGAACAGAAAGCCGCAGTCGTCCGCGAACTACACGAACAAGGCAAGACAGTTGCATTCGTAGGTGATGGGATCAACGATTCGCCAGCTTTAGCCTATGCAGATGTTTCTGTATCCTTCGCTAACGGTTCAGAAATTGCCCGCGAAACCGCAGATGTAGTATTAATGCAGAATGATTTGCATGGTTTACTAGAAGCGATCGCGATCGCCCGCCAAGCCAAGCAATTAATCTACCAAAATACAGGTATTGTTGCAGTGCCTAACTTAGGGGCATTGTTAATAGCTGTTATATTTGGTTTAAATCCTTTAGCCGCGACAGTAGTCAATAATGGCTCGACTGTGGTTGCAGGCGTTAACGGTTTGCGTCCAATCTTAAAACATTCACCAAAGAAAGCTATACCATCGGCAAGATGA
- a CDS encoding nicotinate-nucleotide pyrophosphorylase, with protein sequence MSKFGVLPPWLVLDPLLHGWLLEDIGRGDRTTNSLITKDVTPGTAKWIAKAPGIIAGLPVAARVFQLLNENVSFVPITDEGTWCELGQVVAEIYGPLDALLMGERVALNLTMRLSGIATLTNKYVEQIADLPAQLVDTRKTIPGLRLLEKYATAVGGAINHRMGLDDAVMIKDNHIAAAGGIGEAITRIRSQIPYPLTIEVETETLEQVKEALQHKADIIMLDNMPLDMMSQAVQLIRQQYSHIKIEASGNVTLETIRAVAQTGVDYISSSAPITQSKWLDLSMKIPLK encoded by the coding sequence GTGAGCAAGTTTGGTGTTTTACCGCCTTGGCTAGTGTTAGATCCGCTATTGCATGGCTGGTTGTTGGAGGACATTGGTCGGGGCGATCGCACAACAAACAGCTTAATAACTAAGGATGTCACACCAGGAACAGCTAAATGGATAGCGAAAGCCCCAGGAATTATTGCTGGTTTACCAGTTGCAGCAAGGGTGTTTCAGCTTTTGAATGAAAACGTCAGCTTTGTGCCCATCACAGACGAAGGTACATGGTGCGAACTAGGACAGGTAGTAGCTGAAATATATGGGCCATTGGACGCGCTGCTGATGGGGGAACGGGTTGCGCTCAATTTAACTATGCGTTTGAGTGGGATTGCAACCCTCACTAATAAATATGTAGAGCAAATTGCGGATTTACCTGCTCAGTTGGTCGATACGCGCAAAACTATACCCGGGCTGAGATTATTGGAAAAATACGCAACTGCTGTAGGCGGGGCGATTAATCATCGTATGGGGTTAGATGATGCGGTAATGATTAAAGACAATCACATTGCAGCGGCTGGGGGAATTGGCGAAGCAATTACCCGTATCCGTTCCCAGATACCTTATCCCCTAACAATAGAAGTAGAGACAGAAACTCTAGAACAAGTTAAAGAAGCCCTACAGCATAAAGCCGACATTATTATGTTAGACAATATGCCTCTAGATATGATGTCTCAGGCGGTGCAGTTGATTCGACAACAGTATAGCCACATTAAAATTGAAGCCTCGGGTAATGTAACCTTGGAGACTATTCGTGCTGTTGCTCAAACTGGCGTAGATTATATTTCTAGTAGTGCGCCGATTACACAGTCTAAGTGGTTGGATTTGAGTATGAAAATTCCACTTAAATAA